In bacterium, a single genomic region encodes these proteins:
- the xerD gene encoding site-specific tyrosine recombinase XerD, translating to MSACELDKFIDYLLLERGFSRNTVSAYRNDISHFILFLKKTAFQDIDIKILFNYLLTLKKNNLSSSSILRKIASIRAFFKFLLQEGIIQSNPASFLKSQKRERKLPNFLTYEEIEKLLSSPNITSNLGIRDKALLELLYSTGMRVSEITKLKIEQLNLELGFVRVFGKREKERIVPIGKEAIKYLKVFLQKRGCFLKKKGDSGFLFLNWRGSPLTREAVWKMIKRYGIIAGIRKNLFPHIIRHSFATHLLRNKADLRVIQELLGHSDISTTQIYTHLDSNTMKEFHKRYHPRA from the coding sequence ATGTCAGCTTGTGAGCTTGATAAATTCATAGATTACCTCTTATTAGAAAGGGGGTTTTCAAGGAATACAGTCTCTGCATATAGAAATGACATTAGCCATTTTATCCTTTTCCTTAAAAAAACAGCCTTTCAAGATATAGACATAAAAATTCTTTTTAATTACTTATTAACTCTTAAAAAAAATAATCTTTCTTCAAGTAGTATATTAAGAAAAATTGCAAGCATAAGGGCATTTTTTAAATTCCTCCTTCAAGAGGGAATTATACAATCAAATCCAGCATCTTTTCTTAAATCTCAAAAAAGGGAAAGGAAACTTCCAAATTTCTTAACTTATGAGGAGATAGAAAAGCTTCTTTCTTCTCCTAATATTACAAGCAATTTGGGGATAAGAGATAAAGCATTACTTGAACTATTATACTCAACGGGAATGAGAGTCTCTGAGATTACTAAATTAAAAATTGAACAATTAAACCTTGAGCTTGGATTTGTCAGGGTATTTGGAAAAAGGGAAAAGGAAAGGATTGTTCCCATTGGAAAGGAGGCAATAAAATATCTTAAAGTTTTTCTTCAAAAAAGGGGATGTTTTTTGAAGAAAAAAGGGGATTCTGGCTTTCTTTTTTTAAATTGGAGGGGCTCTCCTTTAACCAGGGAGGCTGTTTGGAAAATGATTAAAAGATATGGAATAATTGCTGGAATAAGAAAAAACCTATTTCCCCATATCATTAGGCATTCATTTGCCACGCACCTTTTAAGAAATAAGGCTGATCTTAGGGTAATTCAAGAATTACTTGGACATTCTGATATATCAACCACCCAAATTTATACACACCTTGACAGCAATACAATGAAGGAATTTCATAAAAGATATCATCCAAGAGCATAA
- a CDS encoding AAA family ATPase, translating to MGKIIAIANQKGGVGKTTTCVNLGAGISSLGYKTLIIDMDPQANASIHLDISIHKLNHSMYDVLISQDIKLSDIILKTSVSKLDVAPSHINLSGAEIELVNMIGRERVLKEKVEEIIDSYDYILIDCPPSLGLLTLNSLTTAQYLIIPLQTEFFALEGIDKLIRTIEIVKNKLNHSLEILSIVPTLYTEKTKLAKEALEKITGYFKNNVSKTRIRRNVKLAESPSHGMPIMLYAPRSYGTIDYHDLSKEIVKKTIKV from the coding sequence ATGGGGAAAATTATTGCGATTGCTAACCAAAAGGGTGGCGTGGGAAAGACCACAACTTGTGTTAATTTAGGAGCAGGAATTTCCTCTTTGGGTTATAAAACCTTAATTATAGATATGGATCCCCAAGCAAATGCAAGCATCCATCTGGATATTTCAATTCATAAATTAAACCATTCAATGTATGATGTTTTAATTTCACAAGATATAAAACTATCCGATATAATTCTTAAAACATCCGTTTCTAAATTAGATGTAGCCCCATCACATATCAATCTCTCTGGAGCAGAGATAGAACTTGTCAATATGATTGGAAGGGAGAGGGTTTTAAAAGAGAAGGTAGAGGAAATAATAGACAGCTATGATTATATTTTGATTGATTGCCCACCTTCACTTGGGCTTCTTACCCTAAATTCATTGACCACCGCACAATATCTGATTATACCCCTTCAGACAGAATTTTTTGCCCTAGAGGGAATAGATAAGCTTATAAGGACAATTGAGATTGTAAAGAATAAGTTAAATCATAGCCTTGAAATTTTAAGTATAGTTCCTACCCTCTATACAGAGAAAACAAAGCTTGCAAAAGAGGCTTTAGAAAAGATTACGGGTTATTTTAAAAACAATGTTTCCAAAACAAGGATAAGGAGAAATGTAAAGCTTGCTGAGTCTCCATCGCATGGAATGCCCATAATGCTCTATGCACCAAGGTCATATGGAACAATTGATTATCACGACCTTTCTAAAGAAATTGTTAAAAAAACAATAAAAGTCTAA
- a CDS encoding MBL fold metallo-hydrolase, whose translation MKGLKTFCVGDYETNCYLIFNKKSAILIDAGEGVEQIIYFLYSHKLSLKYIINTHCHIDHIMGDDEIRKETKAELLVHLKDKEGLFNPLLNLSGFLGSSMKFKEATRTIKENDIITVGDINLKVIETPGHTPGSISLLFDDAIFCGDTIFSQGIGRTDLPGGDHKILINSIKKLLNFPDNTTLYPGHGNPVTIKEAKCQLVSLINS comes from the coding sequence ATGAAAGGGCTTAAAACCTTTTGTGTAGGAGACTACGAAACAAATTGCTATCTTATCTTTAACAAGAAGAGCGCAATATTGATTGATGCAGGAGAAGGTGTAGAGCAAATTATATATTTTCTCTATTCACATAAGCTATCCCTTAAATATATCATAAATACACATTGCCATATAGACCATATTATGGGAGATGATGAGATAAGAAAAGAGACAAAAGCAGAGCTTCTTGTCCATCTTAAAGACAAAGAAGGACTTTTTAATCCCCTTCTTAATTTATCGGGATTTTTGGGCTCTTCTATGAAATTTAAAGAAGCCACAAGAACAATTAAAGAAAATGACATTATCACAGTGGGGGATATAAACCTTAAGGTTATTGAAACACCAGGCCATACCCCAGGCTCTATCTCCCTTCTTTTTGATGATGCTATATTTTGTGGCGATACGATATTTTCACAGGGAATAGGAAGAACAGACCTTCCAGGGGGAGACCATAAAATCTTAATAAATTCCATTAAGAAATTATTAAATTTTCCAGATAACACAACACTTTATCCAGGACATGGAAATCCAGTAACAATAAAAGAGGCAAAATGTCAGCTTGTGAGCTTGATAAATTCATAG
- the rpsU gene encoding 30S ribosomal protein S21, protein MVGIKVYDNESLDNALRRFKRKCLEEGITEELKKRAYYDKPSVRRKKKSVLARKKRWAIIY, encoded by the coding sequence TTGGGATAAAGGTTTATGACAATGAATCCTTAGACAATGCCTTAAGAAGATTCAAAAGAAAATGCCTTGAGGAAGGAATAACAGAGGAGCTTAAAAAACGGGCATATTATGATAAACCTTCTGTGAGAAGAAAAAAGAAAAGCGTGCTTGCTCGTAAAAAAAGATGGGCAATTATTTATTAA